The following are from one region of the Amedibacterium intestinale genome:
- a CDS encoding PHP domain-containing protein, protein MNHIDLHMHSKFSIDGEYSPESLLEMAYHQNLQTVSITDHNSVKAYQEITNTHDISLIPGIELDCRFQGKDFHLLGYGIDIHAPIYKKIEQDIMKQEQECSQKRLSLIKEKLHLEIDEEKLKEVSPFGIYVPETICEIAMKDKRNQKNPYLQPYFPQGERSNNPYVNFYWDFCSQGKIAYTKINYISMEDAVSIYHKQGGIAVVAHPGNNVKEDLQLMEDIRHLGIDGIEVYSSYHTQEQIAFYHKVCQKYQLIETAGSDFHDKTKPNVSMGLCHMPKEQEEMLIKTMLSLKSRRT, encoded by the coding sequence ATGAATCATATCGATCTGCACATGCATTCAAAATTCAGTATAGATGGCGAATATTCTCCTGAAAGTTTATTAGAGATGGCATACCATCAGAATCTTCAAACCGTATCGATAACTGATCATAATAGTGTGAAAGCATATCAAGAAATAACAAATACGCATGACATCTCGCTTATTCCAGGCATAGAATTGGATTGTCGCTTTCAAGGTAAAGATTTTCATCTGCTGGGCTATGGGATTGATATTCATGCCCCTATTTATAAAAAAATAGAACAGGATATCATGAAACAAGAACAAGAATGCAGCCAAAAGCGACTATCCCTTATCAAAGAAAAGCTGCATCTTGAAATTGATGAGGAAAAACTAAAAGAAGTATCCCCATTTGGTATCTATGTGCCTGAAACAATTTGTGAAATTGCAATGAAAGATAAAAGAAATCAGAAGAATCCTTATTTACAGCCATATTTCCCACAGGGGGAAAGAAGTAATAACCCATATGTAAATTTTTATTGGGATTTTTGTTCACAAGGAAAAATTGCTTATACAAAAATAAATTATATTTCTATGGAAGATGCCGTTTCCATTTATCATAAACAAGGCGGTATCGCTGTAGTGGCACATCCTGGAAACAATGTGAAAGAAGATCTGCAGTTAATGGAAGATATTAGACATCTAGGTATTGACGGTATTGAAGTATACAGCAGTTATCACACACAGGAACAAATTGCATTTTATCATAAGGTTTGTCAAAAATATCAGTTAATAGAAACAGCAGGAAGCGATTTTCATGATAAAACAAAACCAAATGTATCCATGGGATTATGTCATATGCCCAAAGAACAGGAAGAAATGTTAATAAAAACAATGCTTTCTTTAAAAAGCAGAAGAACTTAA
- a CDS encoding transposase gives MANKKPVFDNEFRNNAVRYAQEHKDLSRKEWAANLGIGESTLARWLREARQSSNGTIEMRGTGNFESDEAKEVARLKRELRDTKDALEILKKAIGILGD, from the coding sequence ATGGCAAATAAGAAACCAGTATTTGATAACGAATTTAGAAACAATGCTGTGCGATATGCACAGGAACATAAAGATCTTTCCAGAAAAGAATGGGCTGCAAATCTAGGTATAGGCGAGAGCACATTAGCCAGATGGTTAAGAGAAGCTCGTCAATCCAGTAATGGTACCATAGAAATGAGAGGAACGGGTAATTTTGAATCTGATGAAGCCAAGGAAGTTGCACGCCTGAAACGTGAACTGCGTGATACGAAGGATGCACTTGAAATCTTAAAAAAGGCTATAGGCATACTGGGAGATTAA
- the tnpB gene encoding IS66 family insertion sequence element accessory protein TnpB (TnpB, as the term is used for proteins encoded by IS66 family insertion elements, is considered an accessory protein, since TnpC, encoded by a neighboring gene, is a DDE family transposase.): protein MLGDISKAEKIYIATGYTDMRKSIDGLAAIVQQNFHLDPCSNSLFLFCGKSSSKLKALYWEEDGFVLLYKKLENGKFK, encoded by the coding sequence ATGCTAGGTGATATCTCAAAAGCTGAGAAGATCTATATCGCAACAGGTTATACAGATATGAGAAAATCCATTGATGGACTGGCTGCCATCGTTCAACAGAATTTCCACCTTGATCCATGTTCCAATTCTCTTTTCCTCTTCTGTGGAAAAAGTTCCTCAAAATTAAAGGCACTCTACTGGGAAGAAGATGGTTTCGTCCTGCTTTACAAGAAACTGGAAAACGGAAAATTCAAATAG
- the tnpA gene encoding IS66 family insertion sequence element accessory protein TnpA has translation MRTKIQCVNDNVRLSQWKQIIQNCRDSGLPVKRWCDENNISEPSYYYYLKKFRELAIKEADDDQDFYPLVVNEEKEITHENIEIIKGDIHIHVPDNIDIDVLVNMLKVLLC, from the coding sequence ATGAGAACCAAGATCCAATGTGTAAATGATAATGTCAGATTAAGTCAATGGAAACAGATCATACAAAACTGTCGTGACAGCGGGCTTCCTGTAAAGAGGTGGTGCGATGAGAATAATATATCAGAACCATCTTACTACTATTATCTTAAAAAGTTTAGAGAATTGGCAATAAAAGAGGCTGATGATGATCAGGATTTTTATCCCTTAGTGGTAAATGAAGAAAAAGAAATCACTCATGAAAATATTGAAATCATAAAAGGAGATATTCATATCCACGTGCCAGATAATATTGATATTGATGTGCTTGTGAATATGTTGAAGGTGCTGTTATGCTAG
- a CDS encoding discoidin domain-containing protein codes for MKKKGIYKGAVVFMALCMSWGAILPLSSDYVQAQENVAEKEQTGIVSLTQNENQYTFGNEYITRTFSLTDSKLKTEKITNYRTGETPKVLTPASSEEFVIKTLPKEIEGKSKVNVSDAVGTGEGKISNLTDQVLSSKDSSNFWASKDANNYVAGTELSFEIAIGRKAEVKKFKYVPRYDSGVKWNCTGRVEEAKLYYFDDGDNSWKQIGDKHAMNAEGETIIEFEKPVSTSKIKFVATKTYHWQDGTNGKPDNRNKVMSASEVDVLDENNTSLLDRTRKEEAQTLQASDLKVKGEPVLKESKGVKTLTFTFEPKEVSGVEYTIKEVITMKDGDSFMRKHLEISVPEADAENTKIDYIDLENMDFAEEDASTSYKLGDKTKNYWTIPELNDNPDMANMKGDYLELGQPYYVGAMYWGCEFPQSENKIRLNSQTQKQNGFIRYHYGKSLAIDEQFTEYNNYNGANEQPGKMVTWDSVVGAARSTDYLVVQSDFYEYIETIATPTEFRQQFNSWYDNMKNITAENIKSSFYEIEKGFTQHGVNPLDSYVVDDGWINYNSFWDFNRDPGKFPNELYDSSLQVQQFGSNFGLWLGPRGGYGTQTMIANWIAKNNLGSVNHQSGNDINISDARYLNKLVNDIFVNYQEKFDINYWKLDGMLLKPSTAEGNYHVTGGDFYTISETYERWTDMFEDMRAQRGDKGLWLNMTSYTNPSPWHVQWVNSVWMQNTGDSGFNYKFNATDQEAMLTYRDGDYYDFFNENQWQLPNKYFYNHDPVYAKTANSAPGGKPNYLINYSDEELREHLYMLGTRGTAFWEYYYSPSMFDDDKWDINAEAANWIEDNFDILQKSKMFGGNPETGEVYGYSCWNGNEGIVSIRNPKDVEQTYTLTYDRLVGVNEGMKDVYGRVVVGNVDKYQTNKPLSYDEKVTFTLKPKEVLIMQYGEKDTTSATVKSIHGDDKVVELEFNETIRTPKAENFKVTNNEVEKVTLKEDLRTVELTLKEEVKDLSDIEVKVNGVKDVTGNTSSLTVVDDYYKDDIVNSVVNRQLNGKEISKGKTLSIDGSGGFTVLGTLETASKGVEIMRQENGYSVGIDEEGYLTFTLNGTTANSKYVKKTRQDDGSVTSETKGMIADGKKHQFAAVKEVNGMLKLYIDGELVGSAYNKANKDLELEKGELVFAKGLEGKTSYITLLDRALAFDEITDYVDEKDINGNVVARSVNKEVKLSAFDVTENEVISEKSDRPFTQVNDGVKDTNNYLELTDTSDQKLHSRYVEIDLGTACELNKLHLTRYFGDNRTYGPTAIVLSNDKDFKDKTVVFNSDKDGTVHNLGKGKDDLYQETADGKEIVLDQPETARYIRIYVNGNNNKTSTSDHIVEFEAYGTKKGRPADSIYRIDFSRLEALVNEDLSKTYTKTSIKEYNKVAKDTLKAAEKLLANQNTASDEEVEKLIEKINAHRQVLVKRADTTKANELLDSLSSLNENEYTKDSWKKFESARKALEKAVQDTSDINETQMNDLISSLKYAKDNLVKKEQIPGKPENPEQPGKPENPEQSEGPSTGNGVNLPLLFSLLAGSGLVLGYETKKRKK; via the coding sequence ATGAAGAAAAAAGGGATTTATAAAGGTGCAGTGGTGTTTATGGCACTTTGCATGAGCTGGGGAGCAATTTTACCTTTAAGTTCAGATTATGTGCAAGCACAAGAAAATGTTGCTGAAAAAGAACAAACTGGTATTGTATCTTTAACTCAAAATGAAAATCAATATACTTTCGGGAATGAGTATATTACTCGTACGTTTAGTTTAACAGACAGTAAACTGAAGACTGAAAAAATCACAAACTATCGTACTGGAGAAACGCCTAAGGTATTAACTCCGGCATCTAGTGAAGAATTCGTGATTAAGACATTACCTAAAGAAATTGAAGGTAAATCAAAGGTAAATGTTAGTGATGCTGTAGGAACAGGAGAAGGAAAAATCAGCAATTTGACTGATCAGGTATTGAGTTCTAAGGATTCAAGTAACTTCTGGGCCTCTAAAGACGCTAATAATTATGTAGCTGGTACGGAATTATCATTCGAAATTGCAATTGGTAGAAAAGCAGAAGTAAAGAAATTTAAATATGTACCTCGATATGACAGTGGAGTAAAATGGAATTGTACGGGGCGTGTAGAAGAAGCTAAACTATACTACTTTGATGATGGTGATAATAGCTGGAAACAAATTGGAGATAAACATGCAATGAATGCTGAAGGAGAAACAATTATTGAATTTGAAAAACCTGTCAGTACTTCTAAAATCAAGTTTGTTGCAACAAAAACATATCATTGGCAAGATGGTACAAATGGTAAACCAGATAACAGAAATAAAGTTATGTCTGCTTCAGAAGTTGATGTATTAGACGAAAATAATACGTCATTATTAGATAGAACAAGAAAAGAAGAGGCTCAAACACTTCAAGCGAGTGATTTAAAAGTAAAGGGAGAACCTGTATTAAAAGAAAGTAAAGGGGTTAAAACTCTGACTTTCACTTTTGAACCAAAAGAAGTAAGTGGTGTTGAATATACAATTAAAGAAGTCATTACGATGAAAGATGGAGATTCTTTCATGCGTAAACATTTGGAAATCAGTGTTCCAGAAGCAGATGCAGAAAATACTAAGATTGATTACATTGATCTAGAAAATATGGATTTTGCAGAAGAAGATGCTTCAACAAGTTATAAATTAGGGGATAAAACAAAAAATTATTGGACGATTCCTGAATTGAATGATAATCCTGATATGGCAAATATGAAAGGTGATTACTTAGAATTAGGACAACCTTATTATGTAGGTGCGATGTATTGGGGATGTGAGTTTCCACAGTCTGAAAATAAAATTAGATTAAACAGTCAAACACAGAAACAAAACGGATTTATTCGTTATCACTATGGAAAATCTTTAGCTATAGATGAACAATTTACGGAGTATAATAATTATAATGGTGCGAATGAACAGCCAGGGAAAATGGTTACATGGGATAGTGTTGTTGGGGCAGCAAGAAGTACAGATTACCTGGTAGTACAATCAGATTTCTATGAATATATCGAAACGATTGCTACTCCAACTGAATTTAGACAGCAATTTAACTCTTGGTATGACAATATGAAAAATATTACTGCTGAAAATATCAAGAGCAGCTTCTACGAAATAGAAAAAGGCTTTACACAGCATGGCGTAAATCCACTTGATTCTTATGTTGTGGATGATGGTTGGATTAACTATAATTCATTCTGGGATTTTAATAGAGATCCAGGTAAATTTCCAAATGAATTATATGATTCCAGTTTACAAGTTCAACAGTTTGGTTCAAACTTTGGCTTGTGGTTAGGACCTCGTGGTGGTTATGGTACACAAACTATGATTGCTAATTGGATTGCAAAAAATAATCTTGGTTCTGTAAATCATCAATCAGGAAATGATATTAATATTTCCGATGCTCGTTATTTAAATAAACTTGTGAATGATATTTTTGTAAATTATCAAGAAAAGTTTGATATCAACTATTGGAAATTAGATGGAATGCTGTTAAAACCTTCAACTGCTGAAGGAAATTACCATGTAACAGGTGGGGATTTCTATACCATCAGCGAAACGTACGAACGTTGGACAGATATGTTTGAAGACATGCGTGCACAACGTGGAGATAAGGGATTATGGCTGAATATGACATCTTACACAAACCCAAGTCCTTGGCATGTGCAATGGGTCAATAGTGTTTGGATGCAAAATACTGGAGACAGTGGTTTCAACTATAAATTTAACGCTACAGATCAAGAAGCAATGTTAACATATCGCGATGGTGATTATTATGATTTCTTTAATGAAAATCAGTGGCAGCTTCCAAATAAATACTTCTATAATCATGATCCGGTGTATGCAAAAACAGCAAATAGTGCTCCTGGTGGAAAGCCAAATTATTTAATCAATTATAGTGATGAAGAATTACGTGAACATCTGTATATGTTAGGAACACGTGGTACGGCATTCTGGGAATACTATTATAGTCCATCTATGTTTGATGATGATAAATGGGATATCAATGCTGAGGCTGCAAACTGGATTGAAGATAATTTTGATATTCTTCAAAAATCAAAAATGTTTGGTGGAAATCCAGAAACTGGAGAAGTTTATGGATATTCTTGCTGGAATGGAAATGAAGGTATAGTTTCTATTCGAAATCCAAAAGATGTTGAACAGACATACACTTTAACGTATGACCGTTTAGTAGGTGTTAATGAAGGTATGAAGGATGTTTATGGTAGAGTTGTTGTTGGTAATGTTGATAAGTACCAAACTAACAAACCACTTTCATATGATGAAAAAGTAACATTTACATTGAAACCAAAAGAAGTATTAATCATGCAGTATGGTGAAAAAGATACAACAAGTGCAACAGTTAAGTCTATTCATGGTGATGATAAAGTAGTTGAATTAGAGTTTAATGAAACGATTCGCACACCAAAGGCAGAAAATTTCAAAGTTACAAATAACGAAGTAGAAAAGGTTACATTAAAAGAGGATTTACGTACAGTTGAGTTGACATTGAAAGAAGAAGTAAAAGATTTGTCAGATATTGAAGTAAAAGTAAATGGAGTAAAAGATGTAACTGGAAACACAAGTTCTTTGACAGTTGTTGATGATTACTATAAAGATGATATTGTTAACAGCGTAGTTAATCGTCAGTTGAACGGAAAAGAAATTTCTAAAGGAAAAACACTGTCAATTGATGGAAGCGGAGGATTTACTGTTTTAGGTACTCTTGAAACAGCATCCAAAGGCGTTGAAATCATGCGTCAGGAAAATGGTTATAGTGTTGGAATTGACGAGGAAGGATATTTGACATTCACGTTGAATGGAACAACAGCAAATTCGAAGTATGTCAAGAAAACACGTCAAGATGATGGATCTGTTACATCAGAAACAAAAGGTATGATAGCAGATGGTAAAAAACATCAATTTGCAGCAGTGAAAGAAGTAAATGGAATGTTGAAACTTTATATTGATGGTGAATTGGTTGGCTCTGCATATAACAAAGCAAATAAAGATTTGGAACTTGAAAAAGGTGAATTAGTATTTGCTAAAGGATTAGAAGGAAAAACTTCTTATATTACGTTATTGGATCGAGCATTGGCATTTGATGAAATAACAGATTATGTTGACGAAAAAGATATTAATGGTAATGTTGTGGCACGTAGTGTTAATAAAGAAGTTAAGCTCAGTGCATTTGATGTAACTGAAAATGAAGTGATTTCTGAAAAAAGTGATCGTCCATTTACTCAAGTAAATGATGGTGTTAAGGATACAAATAATTACTTAGAGTTAACGGATACTTCAGATCAGAAGCTTCATTCTCGTTATGTTGAAATTGATTTAGGAACAGCATGTGAATTGAATAAATTACATTTGACACGTTATTTTGGTGATAATAGAACTTATGGACCAACAGCAATCGTGTTGAGTAATGATAAAGATTTCAAAGATAAGACGGTTGTATTCAATTCTGATAAGGATGGAACTGTGCATAATTTGGGCAAAGGAAAAGATGATTTGTATCAAGAAACAGCAGATGGAAAAGAAATTGTTTTAGATCAGCCAGAAACTGCACGATATATCCGAATTTATGTAAACGGAAATAACAATAAAACAAGCACTTCTGATCATATTGTAGAATTTGAAGCATACGGAACAAAAAAAGGAAGACCTGCGGATTCTATTTATCGCATAGATTTCAGTCGTTTAGAAGCTCTTGTAAATGAAGATTTAAGTAAGACATATACAAAAACTTCTATAAAAGAGTACAATAAAGTTGCAAAAGATACTTTAAAAGCAGCAGAAAAACTATTAGCGAATCAAAATACAGCATCAGATGAAGAAGTTGAAAAACTAATTGAAAAAATCAATGCACATAGACAAGTATTAGTAAAACGTGCAGATACAACAAAAGCAAATGAGTTGCTAGATAGCTTATCATCTTTAAATGAGAATGAGTATACAAAAGATTCTTGGAAGAAATTTGAATCAGCAAGAAAAGCATTAGAAAAAGCTGTACAAGATACTTCAGATATTAATGAAACTCAGATGAATGATTTGATTTCTTCTTTAAAATATGCGAAAGATAACTTAGTTAAGAAAGAACAAATACCAGGAAAACCAGAAAATCCTGAACAACCAGGAAAACCAGAAAATCCTGAACAATCAGAAGGACCAAGTACAGGAAATGGAGTAAACTTACCATTGTTATTTAGTTTATTAGCTGGATCCGGATTAGTACTAGGTTATGAAACAAAGAAAAGAAAAAAATAG
- a CDS encoding UPF0236 family transposase-like protein — protein sequence MNNFALHIFNSAIHAIDSAFRGNPARTLHTVFGDLTFNRTLYNDKHDKHHLFCYVDHVLGIPKYIQYDPCIRSLIFTYALKFNSMEKVGLVIGDLIQGFSFGLNNRKLKAISKQTVSNILHFCPSFSISPVRCENTPDHLYIISDEKNKSLQHEHSDNDKARKAMIKMAVIFEGVERAGNRNKLINPYTVTGFGNTFWQDVLDILHARYDMDKVKLITTMGDSVPWIYASASELKTDKTNTRFLLDAFHAKQAINRISTKMENRELLSYYLIHDEIKEFKYLVNLISLNKKEDRKQRINKQWNYIRTRWKDAVAIFQSSVGCPMESHIEHNLATLISSVPKAYGRGWLEKLVGFIALDKNGYDMQEMYLKAATIKQADDIVNFDKQLDLSMFDKKPDTYDKGNSGKTIQNLLRSISNNY from the coding sequence ATGAATAATTTTGCTTTACACATTTTTAATTCTGCTATTCACGCTATTGATTCCGCTTTTCGCGGCAATCCCGCAAGGACTCTTCATACTGTTTTTGGTGATCTTACTTTTAACCGCACTCTTTATAACGACAAACATGATAAACATCATCTTTTCTGCTATGTTGATCATGTCCTTGGCATCCCTAAATATATCCAATATGATCCTTGTATACGTTCTCTGATTTTTACCTATGCTCTTAAATTCAATTCTATGGAAAAGGTCGGTCTGGTTATCGGTGATTTGATACAAGGTTTTTCTTTTGGCCTAAATAATAGAAAATTAAAAGCTATCTCAAAACAGACAGTTTCTAATATTCTACACTTTTGTCCTTCTTTTTCTATTTCACCTGTTCGCTGCGAAAATACTCCAGATCATTTGTACATCATATCTGATGAAAAAAATAAATCGCTGCAGCATGAGCACTCAGATAATGATAAAGCTAGGAAAGCAATGATTAAAATGGCAGTCATTTTTGAAGGTGTCGAGCGTGCTGGCAATAGAAATAAACTTATCAACCCTTATACAGTAACGGGTTTTGGAAATACTTTTTGGCAAGATGTTTTAGACATCTTGCATGCACGTTATGATATGGACAAAGTGAAGCTGATAACAACCATGGGAGACAGTGTCCCCTGGATCTATGCTTCTGCTTCAGAATTAAAGACAGATAAAACAAACACCAGGTTCTTACTGGATGCATTTCATGCGAAACAGGCAATCAATAGAATCAGTACAAAAATGGAGAACAGGGAGCTGTTGAGTTACTATCTGATTCATGATGAAATAAAGGAATTCAAATATCTGGTAAATCTAATATCCCTAAACAAGAAAGAGGATAGAAAACAGAGAATCAATAAACAATGGAATTACATACGTACAAGATGGAAAGATGCTGTTGCAATATTTCAGTCCTCAGTTGGCTGCCCAATGGAATCACACATAGAACATAATCTGGCAACATTGATCAGCAGTGTACCGAAAGCCTATGGCAGAGGATGGCTTGAAAAACTTGTAGGATTTATCGCATTAGACAAGAATGGATATGATATGCAGGAGATGTATTTAAAAGCAGCGACGATAAAACAAGCTGATGATATTGTGAACTTTGATAAGCAGTTAGACTTAAGTATGTTTGATAAGAAGCCAGATACCTATGATAAAGGTAATAGTGGAAAAACAATACAAAACTTATTAAGAAGTATATCTAATAATTATTGA
- a CDS encoding PepSY domain-containing protein, which produces MNKLVYVAASAILMFGLTACQRKVTSEEAKKIALEDAKVKEAEVTFTSEGMEDDEYVFHFQNTSNSYFYEISKSGKIEEKQVISMAQNMPEVTKDKTGSSNQKITQDEALQIAYEKFQVSSENVKNVKVKLDKENGIEVYDIDFDAGNKEYSCDISTTTGEILNFDSDSR; this is translated from the coding sequence ATGAATAAGCTAGTATATGTAGCAGCAAGTGCAATATTGATGTTTGGATTAACGGCTTGTCAAAGAAAGGTGACAAGCGAAGAGGCGAAAAAGATTGCGTTGGAAGATGCCAAAGTAAAGGAAGCAGAAGTAACGTTTACAAGTGAAGGAATGGAAGATGATGAATATGTATTTCATTTTCAAAATACTTCCAATAGCTATTTCTATGAAATAAGTAAGAGTGGAAAAATTGAAGAGAAACAAGTGATTTCTATGGCACAAAATATGCCTGAAGTAACAAAAGATAAAACAGGTTCAAGTAATCAAAAAATAACACAAGATGAAGCTTTGCAAATAGCATATGAGAAATTTCAAGTTTCTTCTGAGAATGTGAAAAATGTTAAAGTTAAATTAGATAAAGAAAATGGAATAGAAGTTTATGATATTGATTTTGATGCAGGTAATAAAGAATATTCTTGTGATATTAGTACAACAACGGGAGAAATATTAAACTTTGATTCTGATAGCAGATAA
- the bilS gene encoding flavodoxin family protein BilS: protein MRYAVIYSSNTGNTKKLAEVIAQELPKEDVVYFGEVNEAAKQADMIFAGFWTDKGCCSQDMMDFLGNLHGKQIALFGTCGFGGSQEYFNSILQRVSAFIEDDCTYVDGFMCQGKMPLGIRKRYENMLETSVDKNKVQQMIDNFDRASKHPNEDDFIQAKVFAQVILKSCK, encoded by the coding sequence ATGCGCTATGCAGTAATATATTCCAGTAATACTGGAAATACGAAAAAACTTGCGGAGGTTATTGCACAAGAACTTCCTAAAGAAGATGTTGTATATTTTGGAGAAGTTAATGAAGCTGCAAAACAGGCAGATATGATTTTTGCTGGATTTTGGACAGATAAAGGATGCTGTTCACAAGATATGATGGATTTTTTAGGAAATCTACATGGAAAACAAATTGCCCTATTTGGTACATGTGGTTTTGGAGGCTCACAAGAATATTTTAATTCCATTCTACAAAGGGTTAGTGCGTTTATAGAAGATGATTGTACCTATGTAGACGGATTTATGTGCCAGGGGAAAATGCCTTTGGGAATTCGTAAGCGTTATGAGAATATGCTGGAAACAAGTGTGGACAAAAATAAAGTACAGCAGATGATTGATAATTTTGATCGAGCTTCAAAACACCCAAATGAAGATGATTTTATACAGGCAAAGGTGTTTGCACAAGTGATTTTAAAATCATGTAAATAG
- the pfkB gene encoding 1-phosphofructokinase, with the protein MIYTVTMNPSIDYVVEFPRLCIGGITRIQKEDFIFGGKGINVSHMLKILGVDSYAFGFVAGFTGKAFVQGVKDYGINPMFIEVDEGVTRVNVKIHAEEESEINGQGPIVSPMHMELLINQLEELKENDILILSGSLSKGMSETTYADIMQRVKDKKIKIIVDASSEVLRHTLAYHPFLIKPNKQELEELFDVKIYTKEELICYAKLLQKAGAQNILVSLAGDGAILVCKNGDVLECAALRGEVVNSVGAGDSMVAGFLYAYEKKFTMRDALKIGVSCGNATAFSKGIASKEMVESILQKMSNSLF; encoded by the coding sequence ATGATTTATACAGTTACCATGAATCCTTCTATTGATTATGTAGTGGAATTTCCTAGGTTATGTATTGGGGGAATCACTCGTATTCAAAAAGAAGATTTTATATTTGGTGGGAAAGGTATAAATGTTTCTCATATGTTGAAAATACTTGGTGTTGATAGTTATGCATTTGGATTTGTGGCAGGTTTTACAGGAAAAGCATTTGTTCAAGGTGTGAAAGATTATGGCATCAATCCAATGTTTATAGAAGTTGATGAAGGAGTTACTAGGGTCAATGTAAAAATACATGCGGAAGAAGAAAGTGAAATAAATGGACAAGGACCAATTGTTTCACCAATGCATATGGAATTGCTAATCAACCAATTAGAAGAATTAAAAGAAAATGATATTTTGATATTAAGTGGAAGTCTTTCAAAAGGAATGAGTGAAACGACATATGCAGATATTATGCAAAGAGTAAAAGATAAAAAAATAAAAATCATAGTAGATGCATCAAGTGAAGTATTGAGGCATACATTGGCATACCATCCTTTTTTAATAAAACCCAATAAACAAGAATTAGAAGAATTATTTGATGTAAAAATTTATACAAAAGAAGAACTTATATGTTATGCTAAACTTTTGCAGAAAGCAGGCGCACAAAATATATTAGTATCCTTAGCAGGTGATGGAGCAATTTTAGTTTGTAAAAATGGAGATGTTTTAGAATGTGCTGCACTGAGAGGAGAAGTTGTAAATTCTGTAGGGGCAGGGGATTCTATGGTAGCAGGATTTCTTTATGCTTATGAAAAGAAATTTACGATGCGCGATGCATTAAAAATAGGAGTTTCCTGTGGAAATGCAACAGCTTTTTCAAAAGGAATCGCTTCAAAAGAAATGGTTGAGAGTATTCTTCAAAAGATGTCAAATTCTTTGTTTTAA
- a CDS encoding Cof-type HAD-IIB family hydrolase yields the protein MKYKLIVMDMDGTLTNSQKEISPLTKYALIEAQKLGVKLVLASGRPTPGLYKEAKELMMDVYGGYLLSYNGAYVCDYPAQNEVYSCTIPKKYIKPIINNAKALNLNIMIHKGENVITDKEDTYKLQYEASACNMGVEVVEDLRDYIDYEPNKFLISAPEAYLKERFEDFRIPFGDRLSIYTSAPFYIEVVPNGIDKGASLKKITNELQISREEIIAFGDEMNDLTMLQYAGHGVAMGNAVKPIKLIADEITESNDKDGIALSLFKAFPEISKS from the coding sequence ATGAAATATAAATTAATTGTTATGGATATGGATGGGACACTGACAAATAGTCAGAAAGAAATATCACCACTTACGAAATACGCTTTAATAGAAGCACAAAAGTTGGGAGTAAAACTAGTGTTGGCTAGCGGAAGACCAACACCTGGATTGTATAAAGAAGCAAAAGAATTAATGATGGATGTATATGGAGGTTATTTGTTAAGTTATAATGGAGCTTATGTGTGTGATTATCCTGCACAAAACGAAGTATATTCCTGTACGATTCCAAAAAAATATATAAAGCCAATTATCAACAATGCGAAGGCATTAAATTTAAATATTATGATACATAAAGGGGAAAATGTAATTACAGATAAAGAGGACACATACAAGCTGCAATATGAGGCATCTGCTTGTAATATGGGAGTTGAGGTTGTTGAAGATTTAAGAGATTATATAGATTATGAACCAAATAAATTTTTAATCAGTGCACCAGAGGCATATTTAAAGGAACGCTTTGAAGATTTCCGTATCCCGTTTGGAGATAGGTTAAGTATATATACATCTGCACCTTTTTATATTGAAGTAGTTCCAAATGGTATCGATAAAGGAGCTTCTTTAAAGAAAATAACAAATGAATTACAGATTTCAAGAGAGGAAATTATTGCTTTTGGAGATGAAATGAATGATTTAACTATGTTGCAGTATGCAGGGCATGGAGTAGCTATGGGTAATGCAGTGAAACCTATTAAATTAATCGCAGATGAAATTACTGAATCAAATGATAAAGACGGTATTGCATTATCTTTATTTAAAGCATTTCCAGAAATAAGCAAAAGTTAG